The proteins below come from a single Cylindrospermopsis raciborskii Cr2010 genomic window:
- a CDS encoding reverse transcriptase domain-containing protein, with the protein MTKAQEAVWTRLDWNNIQYKVSRLQSKIYQASLTGDKSSVVKYQKILINSYSAKLLAIKKVTQDNKGKKTADGDQIIDLAKNLELDGKAIPLTRMEIPKSNGESRNLGISKMEDRAKQALAKMALEPEWEAKFEPNNYGFRPGRSCHDAISAIESQVRRRTSYVLSVDISGCFDKVKHEAIVEKCNTFPIMERQIRAWLKSGVMIGEVFHPMEKGVPVGGVISPLLANIALHGLETHISQKFPYLSANQAQGRVEEIGEARLIKYAHDFLVLHWEEETIKAVKTEVETWLGEIGLNLNQQKIRMCHTMEEYNGEKPGLDFLGFNIRTYKIGKYKSNEKVNGEFPGMLTKIKPSEKSVERFVNDIKETLNQGHDKNPPMMIKRLSWIIRSWANYFKSGSHSWETFGELENHRLDKVYLNWGRKRFAKDGLGYIRKKIFHKTPRKTSTFGWKEGNTLFTVPTLYEFPYAQHIKVEGIKSPYDRDWVYWTKRMADHPETPQNIKFGITQQEGKCYLCGQNLTVEDYLKIHYIDGNKNNNRKENKAVVHNHCHESHQEMTVSQKEILGVA; encoded by the coding sequence ATGACTAAAGCTCAAGAAGCAGTATGGACACGTTTGGATTGGAATAACATCCAGTACAAGGTGTCGCGGTTACAATCCAAGATTTATCAAGCATCTCTGACTGGTGATAAAAGTTCTGTTGTTAAATATCAGAAAATCCTAATAAATTCCTACAGCGCCAAACTATTGGCAATCAAAAAGGTCACACAGGATAACAAGGGTAAAAAAACAGCAGATGGCGACCAGATAATCGACCTAGCCAAAAACCTGGAACTAGACGGAAAGGCAATTCCATTAACGAGGATGGAAATCCCCAAATCCAATGGAGAATCCAGAAATCTAGGAATTTCAAAGATGGAAGATAGAGCCAAACAAGCCTTGGCAAAAATGGCTCTAGAACCGGAATGGGAAGCAAAATTTGAACCCAATAACTATGGGTTTAGACCAGGGAGAAGCTGTCACGATGCGATCAGCGCCATTGAGAGCCAAGTCCGTAGAAGAACTAGCTATGTCCTAAGTGTGGATATTAGTGGTTGCTTTGACAAGGTAAAACATGAGGCAATAGTAGAAAAGTGTAACACCTTCCCCATAATGGAACGCCAAATCAGGGCTTGGCTGAAAAGCGGAGTAATGATAGGCGAGGTATTCCATCCAATGGAAAAAGGTGTGCCAGTGGGAGGGGTCATTTCGCCTCTTTTGGCAAATATTGCACTACACGGACTAGAAACTCACATTTCCCAGAAATTTCCATATCTAAGTGCCAATCAGGCTCAAGGTAGGGTCGAGGAGATAGGGGAAGCTAGACTCATAAAATACGCCCATGACTTCCTGGTACTACACTGGGAAGAAGAAACCATCAAAGCAGTAAAGACTGAAGTAGAGACCTGGTTAGGAGAAATAGGGTTAAACCTAAATCAACAAAAGATCAGGATGTGTCACACCATGGAGGAATACAACGGGGAAAAACCAGGACTAGACTTTCTTGGATTTAACATCAGAACCTATAAAATAGGCAAGTACAAATCCAATGAAAAAGTCAATGGCGAATTTCCGGGAATGTTAACTAAAATCAAACCATCGGAGAAGTCCGTGGAAAGATTTGTGAATGACATCAAAGAAACTCTAAATCAGGGACACGACAAAAACCCCCCGATGATGATCAAGCGGTTGAGCTGGATAATCAGAAGCTGGGCAAACTACTTCAAGTCAGGTAGCCACTCCTGGGAAACCTTTGGGGAATTGGAAAACCACAGGCTAGATAAAGTGTATCTAAACTGGGGAAGAAAAAGATTTGCCAAAGACGGTCTCGGGTACATACGCAAGAAGATATTCCATAAAACACCAAGAAAGACTAGTACTTTCGGGTGGAAGGAAGGAAACACTCTCTTCACAGTACCCACATTATACGAGTTCCCATACGCCCAACACATTAAAGTAGAGGGAATAAAAAGCCCCTATGACAGAGATTGGGTCTATTGGACGAAAAGAATGGCTGACCACCCGGAAACACCTCAAAACATCAAGTTCGGAATAACACAACAAGAGGGTAAATGCTACTTATGTGGTCAAAACCTAACAGTTGAGGACTACCTTAAAATCCACTATATAGACGGAAATAAGAACAACAACAGAAAGGAAAACAAGGCAGTAGTACATAATCACTGTCATGAAAGTCACCAAGAGATGACGGTATCTCAAAAAGAGATATTGGGTGTAGCTTGA
- a CDS encoding DUF3157 family protein yields the protein MTTNSTAVLTLILVALMLMTGSVSAFLGFSMGSSALKGVTSPDGRPTSKLISSKNNDLQSVPISFLKEEDIINQVKKRIEKNKTNNNRTRKVEEEEETVSTKDKSQQKAQELPEEPPQPGFPVVAESEGVNMSVRSASYSGGQLILKVKMHNQSDESVRFLYSFLDVTDDKGRVLTATTDGLPAELPGNGPIFTGKISIPTALLNDVSSLTLSLTDYPAQKLKLQLSDIPVEK from the coding sequence ATAACAACAAATTCCACTGCGGTTCTAACTTTAATTTTGGTAGCCCTGATGCTGATGACAGGTTCAGTTAGTGCTTTTTTGGGTTTTTCTATGGGAAGCTCTGCTCTCAAGGGGGTAACATCACCGGATGGTCGTCCCACATCTAAGTTAATTAGTAGTAAGAATAATGATTTGCAATCTGTCCCTATATCTTTCTTAAAAGAAGAGGATATAATTAATCAGGTGAAAAAACGAATAGAAAAAAACAAGACTAACAATAATCGAACAAGGAAGGTCGAAGAAGAGGAAGAAACCGTATCCACAAAAGATAAATCTCAACAAAAAGCACAAGAACTTCCAGAAGAACCCCCACAGCCAGGATTTCCCGTGGTGGCTGAAAGTGAGGGTGTAAACATGTCCGTACGGTCAGCTAGTTATTCCGGTGGTCAACTCATACTCAAGGTCAAAATGCACAATCAGTCTGATGAATCTGTGAGATTTTTATATAGTTTTCTAGATGTTACAGACGATAAAGGCAGAGTTTTGACTGCTACTACAGATGGTTTACCCGCCGAGCTACCAGGTAACGGGCCCATATTTACGGGTAAGATTAGCATCCCCACTGCTTTACTTAACGATGTGAGTAGTTTAACCTTGTCTCTAACAGACTACCCTGCTCAAAAACTTAAATTACAGCTGTCTGATATTCCTGTAGAAAAATAA
- a CDS encoding bifunctional riboflavin kinase/FAD synthetase, which translates to MLNLTQNRSSIWVAASTDQILTPTAVALGKFDGVHLGHQRVIEPVRNSHTQDNIDNIKSIHSTVVTFDPHPEEFFSGQPRSLLTPLVEKIECLQGLGIDQLVLLPFDRELSALSPRDFVEKILVQQLQCRKISVGEDFCFGQKRLGTARDLQILAGLYNIPVNIVPIQMDMINLPANDDTIDGQENRISTSLIRESLSLGDVPRANRLLGRPYTLSGIVVTGKKLGRTIGFPTANLQLPQDKFLPRQGVYAVRALIDTSPQVILGVMNIGNRPTVNGYSLSVEVHLFDWEGDLYGRQLVLELVEFLRPEQKFPNLEALKQQIELDCVTAKHVFAAS; encoded by the coding sequence GTGCTAAATTTGACTCAAAATAGGTCTTCTATCTGGGTTGCTGCTTCCACAGACCAGATACTAACACCAACTGCTGTTGCTCTTGGTAAGTTTGATGGTGTTCATCTTGGTCATCAACGAGTTATTGAACCGGTTCGAAATTCCCACACCCAAGACAATATAGACAATATAAAGTCCATTCACTCAACTGTTGTGACCTTTGATCCCCATCCTGAGGAATTTTTTAGCGGCCAACCCCGCTCCCTGTTAACACCACTGGTGGAAAAGATAGAATGTCTACAAGGACTAGGTATAGACCAATTGGTATTATTACCCTTTGATAGGGAATTATCCGCTCTTTCACCCCGGGATTTTGTGGAAAAAATCTTGGTGCAACAACTCCAATGTCGGAAAATTAGTGTGGGTGAAGACTTTTGTTTTGGTCAAAAACGTCTTGGCACTGCTAGGGATTTGCAAATTTTAGCTGGTTTGTATAATATACCTGTTAATATAGTTCCTATTCAAATGGATATGATTAATTTACCCGCAAATGATGACACAATAGATGGTCAGGAGAATCGTATTAGCACTTCCCTAATCCGAGAATCTTTATCTCTAGGTGATGTCCCCAGGGCTAACCGTCTATTGGGAAGACCTTATACTCTATCTGGTATAGTAGTCACCGGAAAAAAACTGGGTAGAACTATCGGTTTTCCCACAGCTAATCTGCAACTACCACAGGATAAATTTTTACCTCGTCAAGGAGTATATGCTGTTAGGGCTTTAATAGACACCAGTCCCCAGGTCATCCTTGGGGTGATGAATATTGGCAATCGCCCTACAGTTAATGGCTATTCTTTATCTGTAGAAGTACATTTGTTTGACTGGGAGGGGGACTTATATGGCAGACAATTAGTTCTGGAGCTAGTAGAATTCCTACGTCCTGAACAAAAGTTTCCCAATCTGGAGGCTCTTAAGCAGCAAATTGAACTAGACTGTGTCACTGCTAAGCATGTTTTTGCCGCTAGTTAG
- a CDS encoding DUF4870 domain-containing protein, which yields MYTGFDQDKRKILSALCHGAIFFSTTVISVGLPVAILIISDDPVVKDNAKESINFHFNVWFYGAILAGLFFLLGWLVLPLIILLPLAGVGYLIHWALTIFAIVKVLANPDLAFSYPFIFRVF from the coding sequence ATGTATACGGGCTTTGATCAAGACAAACGCAAAATACTCTCCGCCCTGTGCCACGGTGCCATTTTCTTTAGCACTACGGTGATATCTGTGGGTTTACCTGTTGCCATACTAATTATTTCCGATGACCCAGTTGTTAAAGACAATGCCAAGGAGTCCATAAATTTCCATTTTAACGTTTGGTTTTATGGGGCCATTTTAGCAGGTTTGTTTTTTCTGTTGGGTTGGTTAGTCCTACCCCTAATAATATTACTTCCTCTAGCGGGTGTGGGATATTTAATTCACTGGGCGCTGACAATTTTTGCCATTGTCAAGGTCCTGGCAAATCCAGACCTGGCCTTTAGCTATCCTTTTATCTTTCGAGTTTTTTAA
- a CDS encoding hemolysin family protein, producing MITFPQLIWTDIGLKLLSILILITINAFFVAAEFAMVTVRRTRIHQLVQSGDAPAIAVEMLQRSIDRLLSTAQLGITLSSLALGWIGESSIVPLIEAWLQSLSLPGNLGNLSNVVVAHSLSIPLTFFLIAYLQIVLGELFPKSVAMMYSEKFARLLGPSVKAIVRFFSPVIWILNQSTRHLLKLFGVEYTGQSWRPPVTPEELQLIISTERESTGLELAERELLNNVFEFGEITTQSVMIPRTNIISLSVDASFQKLLEEITSSGYSRYPVIGESLDDIRGIIYFQDLATPLSQGKMNPETKIYPWMRSPRFVPEQTLVSELLSMMQREKSTMVIVVDEFGATAGMITIGDVIEEIIGHAGNSSANEGVAIQRLERQSFLVQAQTNLEELNRFLQIDLPLAREYQTLGGFLLYQLQRIPSKGEIYVYNNLQFTVVSVNGPRLHQIEITTKSPKSTEPSRL from the coding sequence GTGATCACTTTTCCCCAGTTAATTTGGACAGATATAGGATTAAAATTGTTGTCAATACTAATTTTGATAACAATTAACGCCTTTTTTGTAGCAGCAGAATTTGCTATGGTAACTGTGCGTCGAACCCGCATTCATCAACTGGTTCAGTCTGGTGATGCACCTGCGATCGCAGTGGAAATGTTACAACGTAGTATTGATAGGTTGCTATCTACCGCTCAATTAGGTATTACTCTTTCTAGCTTGGCTCTGGGTTGGATTGGAGAAAGTAGCATTGTTCCCCTCATAGAAGCATGGCTACAATCTCTTTCTTTACCGGGCAATTTGGGGAATCTAAGTAATGTGGTAGTGGCTCATTCCTTATCAATTCCCCTGACCTTTTTTCTGATTGCCTACTTGCAGATTGTTCTGGGAGAATTATTTCCCAAATCAGTTGCGATGATGTATTCGGAAAAATTTGCCCGTCTTTTAGGCCCTTCGGTTAAAGCTATAGTTCGGTTTTTTAGTCCGGTCATTTGGATTCTCAACCAATCTACCCGTCACTTACTAAAATTATTTGGTGTTGAGTACACAGGTCAAAGTTGGAGACCTCCGGTAACACCGGAAGAATTGCAATTAATTATTTCGACGGAGCGAGAATCAACTGGATTAGAATTAGCTGAAAGGGAACTTTTAAACAATGTGTTTGAATTTGGAGAAATCACCACCCAATCGGTGATGATCCCCCGCACAAATATTATCTCTCTATCAGTAGACGCTAGTTTTCAAAAACTTCTGGAGGAAATAACATCTAGTGGATATTCTCGTTATCCCGTGATTGGTGAATCTTTAGATGATATTCGTGGCATTATCTATTTTCAAGACCTAGCCACACCCTTGTCCCAGGGAAAAATGAACCCAGAGACAAAAATTTACCCCTGGATGCGTTCTCCTCGGTTTGTCCCAGAACAAACCCTGGTGAGCGAATTATTATCAATGATGCAACGGGAAAAATCAACCATGGTAATTGTAGTTGATGAGTTTGGTGCTACAGCAGGTATGATCACCATTGGGGATGTTATTGAGGAAATTATCGGTCATGCGGGCAATTCTTCCGCAAATGAGGGGGTAGCAATTCAAAGATTAGAAAGGCAAAGTTTTCTAGTACAAGCACAGACAAATTTGGAAGAACTCAATCGGTTCCTACAAATTGACTTACCGCTTGCACGAGAATATCAAACTCTAGGTGGGTTTTTACTGTATCAGTTACAGAGAATACCCAGTAAAGGAGAAATTTATGTCTATAATAATCTACAATTTACTGTGGTTTCCGTTAATGGTCCTAGGTTACACCAAATTGAAATCACCACCAAATCACCAAAAAGCACTGAACCTAGCCGATTATAA
- the hemB gene encoding porphobilinogen synthase, with protein MFPTHRPRRLRTHPQLRRMVRETVLTTSDLIYPLFAVPGESIANEVKSMPGVYQLSIDKIVEEAKEVYDLGIPAIILFGIPEDKDIDATGAWHDCGIVQKATTAVKQAIPDLIVVTDTCLCEYTSHGHCGYLQTGDLTGRVLNDPTLELLKKTAISQAQAGADIIAPSGMMDGFVQAIRAGLDEAGFENIPIMSYAAKYASAYYGPFRDAADSTPQFGDRRTYQMDPANSREAIKEIELDIIEGADMLMVKPALAYMDIIWQVKKASNLPVAAYNVSGEYSMVKAAALNGWIDEQRVVMETLTGFKRAGADMILTYHAKEAAKWL; from the coding sequence ATGTTTCCCACCCATCGTCCCCGTCGTTTACGTACCCATCCTCAATTACGTCGGATGGTGCGTGAAACTGTCTTAACTACAAGCGATTTAATCTATCCTTTGTTTGCTGTTCCTGGTGAAAGTATCGCTAATGAGGTAAAATCCATGCCAGGGGTTTATCAACTCTCCATAGACAAAATTGTGGAAGAAGCAAAGGAAGTCTATGATTTAGGAATTCCAGCAATTATTTTATTTGGTATACCTGAAGACAAAGATATAGATGCTACTGGTGCGTGGCATGATTGTGGCATTGTGCAAAAGGCAACAACCGCAGTTAAACAGGCAATTCCAGATTTAATCGTGGTCACGGATACTTGTTTGTGTGAGTACACTAGTCATGGTCATTGTGGTTACTTACAAACAGGAGACTTAACGGGAAGAGTGTTAAATGATCCCACTTTAGAGTTGTTGAAAAAAACTGCAATTTCTCAAGCTCAAGCTGGTGCTGATATTATTGCTCCTTCTGGAATGATGGATGGTTTTGTCCAAGCTATTCGCGCTGGCTTAGATGAAGCAGGTTTTGAAAATATTCCCATCATGTCCTATGCTGCCAAGTATGCTTCTGCCTATTATGGTCCATTTAGAGATGCCGCAGACTCCACACCACAATTTGGTGACAGACGTACTTACCAAATGGATCCAGCTAATTCCCGGGAAGCTATCAAAGAAATAGAGTTGGATATTATTGAAGGTGCTGATATGCTGATGGTAAAACCTGCTTTGGCATACATGGATATTATTTGGCAGGTTAAAAAAGCTAGCAATTTACCCGTGGCAGCTTATAATGTATCCGGAGAGTATTCTATGGTAAAAGCAGCTGCTTTAAATGGCTGGATAGATGAGCAGCGAGTTGTAATGGAAACTCTAACAGGATTTAAACGTGCAGGTGCTGATATGATTCTAACCTATCATGCTAAAGAAGCAGCTAAATGGTTGTAG
- a CDS encoding ATP-binding protein: MLKIAACIGNEFDLLTLAITCEKSQLEIASNLQNALTAELIIPQDEKHNLLYPETYQNDYIKKYKFFHDRVQQAAYLLIPDNEKESTHWHLGQLIYEYSKNRDKKELEEKIFIIANQLNVARTIIDTAREVEKYQLAELNLIAGHKAKLSTAYEAAINYLRFALEILPANSWETHYYLTLNLYLEAVEVEFLNINFDRAEIYIELVQQKAVTLLDQVPVYEIQIQIYMAKVQIKLAIETGIHIINMLGIQLVEESPKILKNQNQNYVDELINLPVMTAPDKIAAMRILGNITTATYCFDLKLFDRIVFTMIHLSLQYGNCSTSASGYAHYGLLLCRVAGNIDNGYRYGQLALNLANRFNTQEVKCVVLLTCNSNINFWKNHLQQTITSLSECMNYGMETGDLEHVGYASAIYNQNKFLIGENLTFLLQELETHINLMYRFKQQGAVLVHLIWKQLVLELLNYDPSSGSFHNSFDNTELLSILIQSKASTLIFTFYLAKTIFFYLFHNHQKSLEAVLQMTEHLNYVFTQIGCSQYNFYYSLVLLGECSQKSHANQENLEKYLGTVKVNQESMAIWASQCPENYQHKYDLIAAEMARVLSNYWQAGELYDQAIMGARKNRYIQEEALANELAARFYLSCGRNKIAQTYLIDAYYCYVNWGAKSKVIDLEISYPELLAPVLKPRTIIAEETNFMTKIMDSNKNVSAILDLETVTKASLAISSEIKIDKLLGTLLNVIIENTGAKKATLILKKDSNLFTVVQENQNTGWELIPIKDSQDIPINIINYVNNTQNEILIDSNSIDKKFAIDPYIIKYQPKSILCNPILKHGQLMGIIYLENRLTTGAFTPDRLKVLKLLSSQAAISLENAELYERLEEKVAIRTKELNDNNLHLEKTLQELKSTQMQLIHTEKMSSLGQMVASIAHEINNPVNFIYANVDHAIDYIQYLLDLLNIYQQEYPTPHQIIVEKIKSINVDFLVADLPKVLNSMSVGAERIRDLVVSLRNFSRVDESEIKPLDIHQSIDSTLILLQPQFKEKLGSAKNLIVKNYSDLPLITCYASQLNQVFMNIIGNAIDAVYEHRLTLSAAAKEIFTGKIIISTSVISRDWVRICVKDNGKGMTTEMKNRIFEPFFTTKPVGEGTGLGLSISYQIIVNQHRGKIHCLSQPGMGTEFVIQIPTDCSQYD, from the coding sequence GTGCTAAAGATCGCTGCTTGCATTGGTAATGAGTTTGATTTATTAACCCTAGCCATTACTTGTGAGAAGTCCCAGCTGGAAATAGCATCCAACTTGCAGAATGCTTTGACCGCAGAACTGATTATTCCTCAAGACGAAAAACACAATTTATTATATCCTGAAACCTATCAAAATGATTACATCAAAAAATACAAATTCTTCCATGATCGAGTACAGCAAGCAGCCTATTTATTAATTCCAGATAACGAGAAAGAATCAACCCATTGGCATCTTGGTCAATTAATTTATGAATACTCTAAAAATAGAGATAAAAAGGAACTAGAAGAAAAAATATTTATTATAGCTAATCAATTAAATGTGGCCAGAACAATAATTGACACAGCAAGGGAAGTAGAAAAATATCAATTGGCTGAACTGAACTTAATAGCAGGTCATAAAGCCAAACTATCAACAGCGTACGAAGCTGCTATTAATTACTTAAGATTTGCCTTAGAAATTTTACCAGCAAATAGCTGGGAAACTCATTATTATCTAACTTTAAACTTGTACTTAGAAGCAGTAGAAGTAGAATTTCTCAACATCAATTTTGACCGGGCAGAAATCTATATTGAATTGGTCCAACAAAAGGCAGTTACCCTCCTTGATCAAGTACCTGTATATGAGATACAAATTCAAATATATATGGCAAAAGTCCAAATAAAATTGGCAATTGAAACAGGTATACATATTATCAATATGTTGGGAATTCAATTGGTAGAAGAATCACCTAAAATTCTCAAGAATCAGAATCAAAACTATGTGGATGAACTAATTAATTTACCTGTCATGACTGCACCTGATAAAATAGCAGCCATGCGAATACTAGGAAATATTACCACCGCTACCTATTGTTTTGACCTAAAACTATTTGACAGAATAGTTTTTACGATGATCCATTTATCATTACAATATGGTAATTGTTCAACTTCTGCTTCTGGTTATGCCCATTATGGTCTGTTATTATGTAGAGTTGCTGGCAATATTGACAATGGATACCGTTATGGTCAATTGGCATTGAATTTAGCCAACAGGTTTAATACTCAGGAAGTTAAATGTGTGGTTCTCTTAACTTGTAACTCAAACATTAATTTCTGGAAAAATCACTTACAACAAACCATAACTAGTTTATCAGAATGCATGAATTATGGCATGGAAACTGGCGATTTAGAGCATGTCGGTTACGCATCTGCTATCTATAATCAAAATAAATTTTTAATTGGTGAAAATTTAACCTTTCTTTTACAGGAATTGGAAACCCATATAAATTTAATGTATAGATTTAAACAACAGGGCGCAGTTCTAGTACATTTAATTTGGAAGCAATTAGTTTTAGAGTTGTTAAATTATGATCCCAGTTCTGGTTCTTTTCATAATTCATTTGATAATACTGAATTGTTATCAATCTTAATCCAATCCAAAGCTTCTACTCTAATATTCACATTCTACTTGGCTAAAACTATATTTTTCTACCTATTCCATAACCATCAAAAATCTTTAGAAGCTGTTCTTCAAATGACTGAACATTTGAACTACGTCTTCACTCAGATTGGTTGTAGCCAATATAATTTTTATTATTCTTTGGTTCTGTTGGGTGAATGCTCCCAAAAATCACATGCAAATCAAGAAAATTTAGAAAAATATCTAGGAACGGTTAAAGTCAATCAAGAATCTATGGCAATATGGGCCAGTCAATGTCCAGAAAATTATCAACATAAGTATGATCTAATAGCAGCAGAAATGGCAAGAGTTCTCAGCAATTATTGGCAAGCAGGTGAACTTTATGACCAGGCTATTATGGGTGCTAGAAAAAATAGATACATTCAGGAAGAAGCTCTGGCAAATGAGTTGGCTGCTAGATTCTATCTTAGTTGTGGTAGGAACAAAATTGCTCAAACTTACTTAATTGATGCTTATTATTGTTATGTGAATTGGGGAGCTAAATCAAAAGTAATCGATCTGGAAATATCTTATCCTGAATTACTTGCTCCTGTCCTCAAACCCAGAACAATAATTGCAGAAGAAACGAATTTTATGACTAAAATTATGGATAGCAACAAAAATGTATCAGCTATTCTAGATTTGGAAACAGTTACAAAAGCATCCTTAGCCATTTCATCAGAAATAAAAATAGATAAATTGCTGGGTACTCTATTGAATGTAATTATTGAAAATACAGGAGCAAAAAAAGCCACGTTAATTCTTAAAAAAGACTCCAACTTGTTTACTGTAGTACAAGAAAATCAAAATACCGGTTGGGAACTTATACCAATTAAGGATAGTCAGGATATCCCAATCAATATAATCAATTATGTCAACAACACTCAAAATGAGATACTTATTGATAGTAATAGTATAGATAAAAAATTTGCTATAGATCCTTATATTATCAAATATCAGCCCAAGTCTATACTGTGTAATCCTATATTAAAGCATGGACAACTTATGGGTATAATTTATCTGGAAAATCGCTTGACTACAGGTGCATTTACTCCCGACAGACTGAAAGTTTTAAAACTACTATCTTCCCAAGCAGCTATTTCTTTAGAGAATGCTGAACTATATGAAAGGTTGGAAGAAAAAGTCGCCATTAGAACTAAGGAGTTAAATGATAATAATCTCCATCTGGAAAAAACTTTACAGGAGTTAAAATCTACCCAAATGCAGTTGATTCACACGGAAAAAATGTCCAGTCTAGGGCAAATGGTAGCTAGTATCGCTCATGAAATCAACAATCCTGTCAATTTTATATATGCTAATGTTGATCACGCCATTGACTACATTCAATACCTACTAGATTTACTCAATATCTATCAACAAGAATATCCCACTCCCCACCAGATAATTGTAGAAAAAATTAAGTCTATAAATGTTGATTTTTTAGTAGCTGATTTACCAAAGGTATTAAATTCTATGTCCGTAGGTGCGGAAAGAATTCGAGATTTAGTTGTGAGTTTACGTAATTTTTCTCGTGTCGATGAATCAGAAATTAAACCTTTAGATATTCACCAGAGTATTGACAGTACCTTAATCCTCTTACAACCTCAATTTAAGGAAAAGTTAGGATCTGCCAAAAATCTTATTGTCAAAAACTATAGCGATCTGCCGTTAATTACTTGTTATGCTTCTCAGTTAAATCAAGTATTTATGAATATAATTGGTAATGCAATTGATGCTGTATATGAACACCGACTAACTTTATCAGCAGCAGCAAAGGAGATTTTTACGGGAAAAATAATCATCTCCACATCAGTGATTAGTCGTGATTGGGTGAGAATTTGTGTTAAAGATAATGGCAAGGGGATGACTACCGAAATGAAAAACCGAATTTTTGAGCCCTTTTTCACGACCAAACCCGTGGGTGAAGGTACTGGTTTAGGATTATCTATTAGTTATCAAATTATAGTCAATCAACATCGGGGAAAAATTCATTGTCTATCCCAACCGGGAATGGGAACAGAATTTGTCATCCAAATCCCCACGGATTGTTCTCAATATGATTAG
- a CDS encoding asparaginase, with protein MTMGKRTQAKDLEVRLLREGIIESRHVVQAAVSDDRGRVLSVAGNAETATFARSALKPFQALAVTSTGTIERYGLSDRDLAIITSSHQGSIEQVRQVFNIIWRVDLETTMLQCPIPSGKRSPLEYNCSGKHAGMLAVCQQRHWPLNNYLDKKHPVQQLILSKVAELLRMPAAEFIGVRDDCGAPTYLMQLGQMAFLYALLGSSNNLDMERIVRAMNHHPVMVAGEGEFDTEIMRLAPGELISKSGAEGVQCISRLGEGMGLTIKVADGSKRAKYAAAIHLLQQMGWISPSVAQSLGDKFMNLSKYKRLEVIGELSFL; from the coding sequence ATGACAATGGGAAAAAGAACACAGGCCAAAGATCTGGAAGTTAGACTACTGCGAGAAGGTATTATCGAATCTCGACACGTAGTGCAAGCTGCAGTTAGTGATGACAGAGGAAGGGTTTTATCTGTAGCTGGTAACGCTGAAACAGCCACATTTGCCCGTTCCGCATTGAAACCATTTCAAGCTCTAGCCGTGACCAGCACGGGCACCATAGAACGCTATGGTTTGAGCGATCGCGATCTAGCGATTATCACTAGTTCTCACCAAGGTAGCATTGAACAAGTCAGACAAGTATTTAATATTATCTGGCGGGTTGATCTAGAAACAACCATGTTACAATGCCCCATTCCTTCCGGTAAGCGCAGTCCACTGGAATATAATTGTTCTGGTAAACATGCGGGTATGTTAGCCGTTTGTCAGCAAAGGCACTGGCCTTTAAACAATTATTTAGACAAAAAACATCCTGTCCAACAGTTGATTCTAAGCAAAGTAGCGGAACTACTAAGAATGCCAGCGGCAGAATTTATAGGTGTTCGAGATGACTGTGGTGCACCGACATATCTCATGCAACTGGGTCAAATGGCTTTCTTATATGCTCTTTTGGGGTCTAGCAATAATCTAGATATGGAAAGGATTGTGCGAGCGATGAATCACCATCCAGTGATGGTAGCTGGAGAAGGAGAATTTGATACGGAAATAATGCGATTGGCTCCCGGAGAACTAATTAGTAAGTCTGGAGCTGAGGGAGTGCAGTGTATTAGCAGACTAGGGGAAGGAATGGGATTAACCATTAAAGTGGCTGATGGGAGCAAACGAGCTAAGTACGCAGCAGCTATTCATCTCCTACAACAAATGGGATGGATTAGTCCTAGCGTGGCCCAAAGTTTAGGAGATAAATTCATGAACCTCAGCAAATACAAACGTTTGGAGGTAATTGGAGAATTATCATTTTTATAG